The genomic window TGGTGTAATATTCTCCTCTGTTAGCTGCGACCATGGCGTCTATTGTCTCCAGCAGCTCCACAACCTGATCACGATTCTCCATGTCATTATTGTTGAAGACGTGATATCTGCCCCCACAGCGACTCAGGATTTCTTTCAGGTCCTCAGGGGCTTCACTGATGTGTTCCTCAATAGATTGTTCCAGTTCATCACCGTGAGTGAAGAGGACGATTGTGTGTTTATCTCCTTCTTCTCCAAATATGGCTCTGACCTTCTCCACTGTAAGGATCTCCTCTTCAGCAAATTGGCCCAACTCAATGACCAGGAGGATGGCGTGAGGTCCAGGTGCCGTCATATTTATACACCTACTGATCTCCTGTTTTAGAAGATCCTCCTCTGGAATATCGGTGTCAAACATGCCTGGTGTATCTACCAGAGTAATTTCTCTCCCTGCCACATTTTCAGTCACTCTATCACACTCTTTGGTTACAGATGAAGCACTTCCTGTAGCTTTGAAGTGTTCTCTGCCCAGTATGGTGTTTCCAGAGGAGCTTTTACCTGCTCCAGTCATTCCAACCAACACCAGCCTTCTCTGGGACACTGAAAAAGAGTGAGAGGATACGATCATGTGCATACAAATGAAACATATTGCAGTTTACAAGCAGATTGAGCGACTGTAaagtgcattaggccttaaagtaAGCAAATGCAAATATTGTTAACATTTGTAAGTGTATACTTACTATTTGGACGATCTTTATCATTGCTGTCTCTTCTTTCTATAAAAAAATGAGTAGACATTCGGTTAATtctagaattttctttttttttttttttttttttttgtagtggtTTGGCAGAATAATCTAAAATCAGATTGAATTCAGTACTTGCTCTGCAGTAAATTGCTGGTCCATTACAAATGTTATGCCTGCAGTAGTTATTGTTGAAACATCAGGCCATCATAGTGTTTCAGGTTGAGGAATAAATGTGAACTGCACTTAAGTCATTAGAGATTCAATTATTGTGGTGCAGAAAAATGTACTTACACTATTTCATAGGCTTTTACAGTTTGATATTTCTGTCTTATTACATTTGTTATAATACACAGATATAATAAACTTGTATTAAAAACAGCAATAACatgcattaattattttttaccaaaGGCAGAACCGCCGTATCTGTTTACAACCACACAAAACGGGAGACTTTTGAGACGAGTACAGTGAAATGCAGTCTGATGAGATGTTGTTAGGCTAAATTCATCCTTTggaaaccattttaaaatcagtaAAAAACAATAGTTTTTGTGCATGAATTATAAAAAGTTACGtttgaattcttcattttcacgtctctgttaaaaaatgggagtgacagttaaggggttgaAAGTCATGAAATTACCAAAAAGGCGATTAAAGCTGCAAACTGTGTATGTATATGCATCAACATATATTAATTTCTCAAATgcatatactaaaatatattttgcaattcGAGATCACAGCTGACAGACAAGTACAAGTACACAAGTAAATGTGAGCACAGTGCATTTATATTAGAAAATATTCGTTTTTCTCTCATTaatttgtaaaaaacaaacaaaaatgaaacaatttaaatgcataaaataaccaATTTTACATTCTGGCATTTATGTGCTGTTGAATTCCGGCCCTTTTCACATTCTTATCACTATTTGCATGTCTTATCCATGAGTATGCAATGCTGGAGAACAAGCTTTCGGGGGTTTTGAGAACCATAACCAAGATGACTGTGCAATAGTGAGCCCCAACAAAAATAGTCATATTCACTCAGTACTTGATctaaattcaaaaaaaaaaatctcaattacaATTAAGTGAGAATTAATtgtattcagttttgttttagtcactaaaacagtccaaaacacatttttatattgaaataatggAGATTATTGTGCCACCCCACCCCAGACTGGTTGCTGGTCCCTCCCTGCCCAGCCCTATGAAATCATCCTGCCTCCGCCACTGCGTTAAAATGACCGACGATATAAATCCTATACGGCTTTAATGGGGTTTAAAGTTGTCCGTTTTCAGAAGTAAACACTTTACATAAGCTTGCGctgcaaaatcgaaagtaaaacaTTACGGCGATTCTTTGGTAAAACACTTGTGTGCCCTAAATAGATGACATAAATTATTATCAGTGTAATTATTATGATCAAAAATAATCTTAAAATGATGACAAAAAATTACCTTTTTGCTCTTTTTTGTCGCCTGAGGACGCCATGGTGCAAAACAACGGCGCAGCTCTATGGAATTCTTTGAGGCTCAGATGGAATTACTGGAAGCACCGCTTCGTATGAATGCACTGTGTTTTTGATGGGCTTTAGCCTAGAAGAggctactgcgcatgcgcacatcagtctaacgttatttttgtcaTAGGCTAccgtacaacaataatactgtttgtGTATTATAggaagggctaagtttagggttggggtaggtgtagacgttaataaatcaatctaataggtagaaaaattaaaTTCATTTTCAATTCATTTTAAATTCATTAAATTCAGTTTCTGAGGGACTTAGAATGAATGATAACGGTTTAAATGTTTATAGCGCCTTTCACAAAGTAGATGCAAATAAACAGCCTTAATAAAAACAACTTGATCTGTTTCGTTTCAATTTGTTTGCTGCTGTGATATGTAGGCAATGATTAGACAAAAACCTCATTTTATAAAGCACCAGAACAGGCTCAATATTATTGTTACTGATCAAATAACATTGAATTGTAATTGATTTATAAACATTttactgttaattaaaataaaaatcacaaatacTGTTTAGTGCCTTTACATCTTTAGCAATTGAACAGTTTACTCGACATCAGCTCAACAAAtgtgaaacaaaacaaattttataATAAGGAACCATGTTCTCTGCCCTGTTCAGTGATGACCTGTCCTTTCCAGTGGGATTCTGGGATAGTGTAATTCTCGCCTTCCCTTATTTGCTCACCTACTGCTTTTTGCCGTAGCTGGCTGTGTAATGTAACTGGTTTTGCATGTGGATTTAGTGACTTGAATACTCGTGCACTAGTGATGACTGGCTTAAACAGCAGTAATTAGTACATAGCTAATGTAATAATGCATGTGGTGATCCTCTCTAAACTCTTTATGTTGTGTTTCCATCAGAGATGGTGGCTTCATGTTCACCAAACAAAATCACTGCCGTGAAATCAAAGAGTCCAATCAAAGTGCTGGAGAGTGGACTCAGGACTAAAGAAACAAGTTCACATTTATACTGTGTCTATGAGAGTTTGTTTTAATGAAGCTGAAAACTAGAACACATCAGATTTTACCCCCTTTATTTCTGTATTCAGTGTTTGATGAAAGTAGCCTTGTCTTTATATATGAAGCAGATTGTTTAAATATAGGTTAAATGCTGTGAAACCAGTCGGTTCAGTTCAGTTCATTAGTTTGACTCTGTCTGGAGCGCATCTAGATCTCCTGAACTGTTTTCCTCTATAGTGGTTATTGTGTTCGTCAACTGAATCAATGTTTTATCTGTTAGTCAGGGATCAGTACTCTTTCTTTTTCAACTGTTGACATGCAGGCAGTTTTTTCCAGGACGTCAATTTGattatcaatatttttgtaaGTTTCAGTCTGTTCACACTTTATACAAGCAAAAATACTTACTACAATAATTTCTGCAACTTGAGTTTAACAGCCAGTAACCTCACTTGTATATAATCACACATTAATCATAAATCGACTATGTATCACTAATGTCCTTATCTTTACCAGAAATGACTACTGATTTATCACTTTCTGAAAACAACATTCATAATAACTTGGCACAGTGAAAATATCCCAGCTCTTCCTCCAGTGATCTACAAAAACATTTTCATAGACGTCACTGAGGAGGACTTCACATCTCTCATTATGTCAATGTTTCTGATTGGAGGAGTGTCTCTGATGATCTTCTTCACACTGTTCTCAAAACAAATCAAACTCTTTCCTCAGTTTCTTCATCGATTGTTTTGTCTTTGAGGTTTTAGGCGAGTTCTTTTCTCTTTTCATAGAGAGTGTTTTCATAATGTTTCCTCTGAGCATCAATCTTTTTCTTTGTCGCTGCTGAAGAACCTCATTTAATTTCCTCTTGGTTTCTCTCACAATGTTTTCCTGAAGCTTTGATTTTAATTTCAAAGGTTTTCCACTGAATCAGTATATCTGCATCTCtgtctttctcaaaaaaattcagacacttttttttttttcatttcttcaCTTACGTTCTTCAGTTCTCTTTGAGGAATACCTTCATCAACCTCATGAATGGTTTCATCTtctattttgttgtgtattttgtTCTCAGTTTCTATCATGGTTCTGCGGAAACTCCAGGAATACTTCCTGTATCGATCTCCAGTTTCCTGTATGCTGAAATCTCCGGAGATTTTTCAGAAGCTAAAGACAATAAAGCCTCCCAGACATCTTTAATATGACCTTTTAAATCTTTCAACATCATTGATCATCACAACAAAAAGAGTAAGTATACACAGGTACAAATGTGTTGCAAGGTTAACACATAGCCtactcaaaataataaaataaagaaataaactaACAAAAGCAATAAACGTACACCTTAAAAGGACACATGGGATGAAAATAGAGATGCCATTTTGATCAGAACTTTGAACAGTTTTCATGTACTTGTCTAGATCATCTTTGAATAAAGAAAAGAGACGTGATTGATGTTCCAAATCAATccaaagtaaatgaataaatgcatgtaATAGAAATCCTTCACCTGCTCATGTGAAATCAGTGCTTTACTGACATCTAGTGGTCAAACTGAGCAACTGACTTCATTACAGATGACAATAAGAAGATACAGTTTGACAATTGATTTGATAAACATGAAAGACACTGTATgaattatatatgtgtgtgtgtgtgtgtgtgtgtgtgtgtgtgtgtgtgtgtgtgtgtgtgtgtgtgtgtgtgactataTGCTTAGTTAAAgagaaattaataaatgtaaattcaCTTTTTCACAGTAGGATTAGACTGTAACGCTTCTGAAACAACAGGTAAGGCAGTGTCACATGGGAAATAACTACAGgataaaacacaaaaacatgtcGGCCAGAGATAAGCTATTTCTCAATAACAGATACAAAGTCTTTAGAAAGACTACCTGAAGCAGAAATGATGCACACATTGTCCttgatgtttgtttgttcatttattttgtgAACAGCTAGTTTGACTGACAGATGAACTGACTGGAGTCCTTCTGCACACAAACCACTGCAAATACAATCATGTCAAGACTAATGAATAGACTGAATACAATCTTCACAGTAATAGTGTTTATAACTATTTAATTCCTATTGTCAAAATTTCACATAATAAGAAACTGCTGTAAAAGGCAACTGGACAAGTTTGATTTGACCAGATGTTTTACACTGGATTTGGATATAAATCAGATTGACAGGTCTGAGAcactttaatttttgttttacacATCACATATCATCAGTTATGTTTTTTTGGTTTATCATGGAGATTAAgctgtataaaatataatatctTCATCAATCACGCATGTCTGCAGAATATGTATCTTTGATCATATGTGGGACTGAATCTTGTCTTAAATCCTGGTCTGTATTTGATGAAATCTGATCTTCTTGAGTGTAGATGAGTCTGAATCTGAGAGGAGACACAAGAGTCTCATTGTTCATCTTATCCATTACATGTATTTATCTAAACTCTTAATAGCATCCCGTTTTGAGTATTTTCTCCATTCGTCTGGTATTTCACCATAACCCTGCAatattttattgtagttttttttcCAAATCTTTCTGAAATCTGAACATCAAATCTGAAATTATTGTTCATCttaatttcaaatgttttttccaCAGAATCGTTATATATCTTTATCTCTGTCTTTCTCAAATAATTCGGACATTGATTTTTCTAGATAGAACTTTGACTATGTTCAGATGGACAGAACCAGGTGATCTCCACCACTCCGACGTGTTGTGTTTCTCATTGATCAGACTGTTCATCAGCTGAGACTTGGATGAAGACACAGAGCCAAACCTGAAGAAAAACACCATTGGAGTTTGTGTCTTGTAGATCATCTGGGTTTGATGGATGATCTCACTGCTAGTGTTTCTGATCTTCCAGCTCTTGTTGATTTGTCTGAATGTCCAGAGAGGAAACTCAATCTGTCGTGTGAATGGATCAGGAACAAGCAGAGGCAGAGCGTACTGACACTGGGACAGTTTAGTGACCATCAGCTGCTTCAGGAAACCATCAGCACAATGAAACACAGCCATCTGGACATCCATCGGGTGAATGAGGTCAGACTGACTGGTCCTTTTGTTTGAGAAAGATATGTCATTAAAAATATCAAACATATCTCTAAATGAGTGATATTCTCTTTGCTGTGTTTGATCCTGTTCATTGGTCTGTTTAGTTTTAATGTATCTTGCTCTGTAGTCCATCATCAGTACACTGTAAATCCAAATTAGTTcagtttacttaaaaaaaaaactttggaaaccgattgccttattTTTTCAAAGCAAACTTAGCAGGGATGCAAACAGAGGTATGGTCAAAAAGGAGTGAGATTATCGAAGCCCGTGCCCCCGCAGCAAATATCACATAATTACATTGCCACCAACCTCTGCCATCCAGGGCTcaccctatacacatacaaagttctttatatgaaaatacacaggttCTGTAACATCAAAAATTTTACAGCCCTCATCCACTTTCTGCAGTGTAAGTGCCTGGCTCTCATCAAATTATCTCATTCTGCAAATGAAAAGTTGCATATTTTAGCCTCAGTGTAGCATAAAGCGACCTGACATCTATAATCAGGACGTCTGGATACCCTataccagggctattcaattagattcatttgagggccggattatcgaactgaacatttgaagggggccaaggggGTGGGGGCCATCCTGAACTCTTTCTAGGGAggcctatacaattacattgaaatgcatattcactaaaattaactaatattaccaacaccagcaTCTACaaaaggttaacattagtgctgtctttcaatcaataaaaataaaaaaaatcacaaatttttctgtaattaatcatgattaatcgcatatttatattATCAAAATTTCACACTGAACCTCCAAATTCAGGTAGAAACAacatgaagtatattttaaatatgtgtttaatgtcatctttttaccaagtagcctattattaatgaagtcttgatatcaatactgctactggtgtctctattaaattaattttctctcagttttacatattaattatgtccatttcaacattacagtataattgaaagccaatattttcaacatttaataggctctgaaatatataaaaaaaacgtttaatttaggtaattttaaaatgatcttcacataaactataaattgtatatacataaactatacagattattattgccatatactggttataatcgtgattttatgcattttaatttgacataagtgtttgtttaccacaaagtatattttggccatcaaaataacattcaaattggatcataagagctttaaagtgttgaaaatggttgtgcaaaaagcttgaaagtcatttaaaagtgcttaaatttgtctctcaaaaggttgtacaaaccctgaaatgaatacagTAATAGCATTCGACTATGCTTAAGTTGGCATTACTTCTGGTTGTCTGACATAGCCTAcatcagcgctgtttataacagaactctgagcagaatttgaatgattctccctagatcttgcagcaaacttaattcattctgggcaaattcaaacacttttcacagaatctcgcagcactgtgcagtgtcgcaaaatcaactttggttctcgAGTAAAGGCTGTTCTGAGCTCGGACAAGCGTGTTTGTGTTGCGGTTctagctgataaacggtccgcgctgcgcagctcaaacgtggcgcgcttCGGTTTCTCGTTCGTTTCGCTTGCCGTTctatgtttctcatatgaaacagtAATAGCAGTGCTTATGAGTTGAATAatgcggtggtcgcgccagtgcgaTAGCTCACAAAATTTTgccgcaccggcagaaaaaaatgcgaccatttggtcgcagtccggagccctacaagcgcttgataaatctgccgtctattgatgttgcggtcttctccggtagattgttgttgttcttggctctcttgcttttcttttttggctggcccggggcagtgttgccgcctagtggacaaactaattagtgcaaaaccactccaacccccccccccaacaAGAAAAACTCATTGAATCTGCACGATTCACACATGTCCCCCACACAGCCGTGAAAAAGGCGGCATCCGCCAAAAGGCGCGCCGTTTGCATCCCTGCTTAGGAGGAAAATCAAAGTTAGGTTAATAATTAGTAACAGATAAGTTGAATTATTATTTCTGAGTAAGTTTAAtatgtaaatttaagttaataTACTTTAATACTTATTAATGTTACATAAAATTATAGTAAGCATACTATATCAAGTTAAGTAAATGTAATATTCCATTCTAAGTAGTGATAACATAAACTATGTGCAATCGGTTTCCAAAGCTTTTTAAGGTAAACTgaacatgtttttttaattactgCTGACAGAAAAGACAAGACACTCAATACCAATCTAAAACTCTAGCTGTTTATTATAAAATCAACAGTTCAGACATATTTTTAAGAACAACGCAGTGCAAATACTACAAATGCATTGACACAATGCTTCCATTTAAACAGCATGGGGACCTTGACTAATCAGTGTcaataactgaaattaaataactccaaaaacagcactttttttAGAAGACactttacagaaaaaaacagtccagggatagttcaccccaaaatgaaaattgtcataatttactctcttgtcatttcaaacctatatcatcttttgtgttctacaaaaaagtaataaatgtttgaaaaacaaagggtgagtaaatgatgaaaatttccattttggggtgaactatccctttaagtttccaGTGCTCAACCTTAAATAAGAATCATGAAATAAATTCAAAAACATATTTAGCAGAAAGGTTTAGTTATAACAATTCTGAAAAACGAACTGATCCCTCTGATGCTGAAAGAATTTACAACATGTAATTTGCCAGAAGCAAAAACAACCGCT from Garra rufa chromosome 7, GarRuf1.0, whole genome shotgun sequence includes these protein-coding regions:
- the LOC141339287 gene encoding GTPase IMAP family member 7-like, producing MTGAGKSSSGNTILGREHFKATGSASSVTKECDRVTENVAGREITLVDTPGMFDTDIPEEDLLKQEISRCINMTAPGPHAILLVIELGQFAEEEILTVEKVRAIFGEEGDKHTIVLFTHGDELEQSIEEHISEAPEDLKEILSRCGGRYHVFNNNDMENRDQVVELLETIDAMVAANRGEYYTSDSYEDVELMLKTQEEELRREYEKKLQDKEKELMARFAEEKQKLEDRLNEYKRYYEARLRESRLEIEQIYTNESKLTKIVSKLKALTVQFKSKSE